Proteins found in one Vagococcus carniphilus genomic segment:
- a CDS encoding universal stress protein — translation MESQEYDSILVGTDGSDQAKLAFEKAIAVAKRNNAKVVVAHIIENKLYGGTMSFSTFTPDLVQAESDESRKLLNSYVEEAKELGYDNVETVLEYGSPKVMMSKDLPEKFNTDLIMVGQSGLNAVERLVMGSVSDHIIRTAPCDVLIVRPE, via the coding sequence ATAGAATCACAAGAGTATGATTCCATATTAGTCGGAACAGATGGTAGTGACCAAGCGAAATTGGCCTTTGAAAAAGCAATAGCGGTAGCAAAAAGAAACAATGCTAAAGTTGTCGTAGCTCACATTATTGAAAACAAACTTTATGGTGGTACCATGTCGTTTTCAACATTCACACCAGATTTAGTGCAAGCTGAATCAGATGAATCTCGAAAATTGTTAAACAGTTACGTTGAAGAAGCAAAAGAATTGGGCTATGATAATGTGGAAACTGTTTTAGAATATGGATCGCCAAAAGTCATGATGTCAAAAGATTTACCAGAAAAATTCAATACGGATTTAATTATGGTAGGTCAATCAGGTTTAAATGCTGTGGAACGTCTCGTGATGGGTAGTGTGAGTGATCATATTATTCGTACAGCTCCTTGCGATGTTTTAATTGTTAGACCAGAATAA
- a CDS encoding universal stress protein, with translation MLTSKYKKILVAVDGSEHADKAFEEAMDTAKRNNSILEIVFVINVINMETTSFAYSRALPNFLEDERKLADDELNKKMEQAKAEGVQEVKVFSDIADPKRRIVEFAEEEKVDLVIMGATGKGAIERALIGSTTSYVVNHAPCNVLVVK, from the coding sequence ATGTTAACAAGTAAGTACAAAAAAATTTTAGTGGCAGTTGATGGATCGGAACATGCGGATAAAGCTTTTGAAGAGGCTATGGATACAGCCAAAAGAAACAACAGTATTCTTGAAATTGTTTTTGTGATTAATGTAATAAACATGGAAACTACCTCGTTCGCTTATTCTAGAGCACTTCCTAACTTCTTAGAAGATGAAAGAAAGCTTGCTGATGATGAGTTGAATAAAAAAATGGAGCAAGCTAAAGCTGAGGGTGTTCAAGAAGTAAAAGTCTTTTCAGATATTGCTGATCCAAAACGACGCATTGTTGAGTTTGCAGAAGAAGAAAAAGTTGATTTAGTTATTATGGGAGCAACTGGTAAAGGAGCTATTGAAAGAGCTCTTATCGGTTCTACAACATCATATGTTGTCAACCATGCACCATGTAACGTTCTTGTAGTCAAATAA
- a CDS encoding CvpA family protein — protein sequence MLTILILVFLATGFYAGYRRGLMLQLVYSVGYLLSFIVAKSYYKPLGKKFELLIPYPAPTPKTSLVLFDKSLIFDLDKAFYAGFAFVVILFFGWLLTKFIGMICYGLTFKPLMRQGNEVAGGILNALFTLVALTIVLTLMSMVPIDFIQNLFRKSSFARALVEATPLVSSWLNDWWITKIIL from the coding sequence ATGTTAACAATCTTAATATTAGTTTTTTTAGCAACAGGTTTTTATGCAGGATATAGACGAGGTCTTATGCTACAGCTGGTCTACAGTGTAGGATATCTTTTATCGTTTATTGTTGCAAAATCCTACTATAAACCCCTTGGGAAAAAATTTGAATTACTTATTCCATATCCTGCACCAACTCCTAAAACATCGTTGGTGTTATTTGATAAAAGCTTAATTTTCGACTTAGACAAAGCGTTTTATGCTGGCTTTGCTTTTGTTGTGATTTTGTTTTTTGGATGGTTACTAACTAAATTTATTGGGATGATTTGTTATGGTCTAACATTTAAACCATTAATGAGGCAAGGAAATGAAGTTGCTGGTGGTATTTTAAATGCTCTATTTACATTAGTTGCTTTAACCATTGTCTTAACGTTAATGTCGATGGTACCAATTGATTTCATTCAAAATTTATTTAGAAAAAGTTCTTTTGCTAGAGCTTTAGTAGAGGCAACACCTCTTGTTTCTAGTTGGTTAAATGATTGGTGGATCACTAAAATTATTTTATAA
- a CDS encoding IreB family regulatory phosphoprotein — MSFTDETMRFDFNDDNKKEVSETLAIVYRALEEKGYNPINQIVGYLLSGDPAYIPRYQDARNLIRRHERDEIMEELVKEYLSHYGING; from the coding sequence ATGAGCTTTACAGATGAAACAATGAGATTTGATTTCAATGATGATAATAAAAAAGAAGTAAGTGAAACTTTAGCAATTGTTTATCGTGCGCTTGAAGAAAAAGGGTATAATCCTATTAACCAAATCGTTGGTTACTTATTATCAGGAGACCCTGCGTATATTCCACGCTATCAAGATGCTCGTAACCTAATTCGCCGTCATGAACGTGACGAAATAATGGAAGAATTAGTAAAAGAGTACCTTTCTCATTACGGAATTAACGGATGA
- the ytpR gene encoding YtpR family tRNA-binding protein, translating to MIVSYNLKGVGDTLLIVVKNSEEKEVVSERKGDVARVTIKETGEVVAWNVFMASEKISKLEGNGQINLTEEQVDKLNEVIKEAGFDATVEVDNSPKFVVGFVKECNKHEDSDHLNITKIEVDNGEELQIVCGAANIKQGLKVVVAKVGAMMPDGMIIWPGELRGVASFGMVCSARELGLPNAPEVKGILELPESAVVGSAFDFNMDVNA from the coding sequence ATGATTGTTAGTTATAACTTAAAAGGTGTAGGAGATACACTGTTAATCGTTGTTAAAAATAGTGAAGAAAAAGAAGTTGTTTCTGAAAGAAAAGGTGACGTAGCTCGCGTTACCATTAAGGAAACAGGCGAAGTTGTTGCTTGGAATGTTTTTATGGCTTCTGAAAAAATTTCTAAATTAGAAGGCAATGGACAGATTAACTTAACTGAAGAACAAGTCGATAAGTTAAATGAAGTGATTAAAGAGGCTGGATTTGATGCAACAGTTGAAGTGGATAATTCACCTAAATTTGTTGTTGGATTTGTTAAAGAGTGTAACAAACATGAAGATTCAGATCATTTAAATATCACTAAAATTGAAGTAGATAACGGCGAAGAACTACAAATTGTTTGTGGTGCAGCTAATATCAAACAAGGATTGAAAGTAGTTGTAGCTAAAGTTGGCGCAATGATGCCTGATGGTATGATTATTTGGCCAGGAGAACTTCGTGGGGTAGCAAGTTTTGGAATGGTTTGTTCCGCTCGTGAGTTGGGTTTACCCAATGCACCAGAAGTAAAAGGTATTTTAGAGTTACCTGAGTCAGCAGTAGTAGGTTCTGCATTTGACTTCAATATGGACGTAAACGCATAA
- the zapA gene encoding cell division protein ZapA, with product MVQEEKKRYKAKIAGSTYTIIGNESHYHMDIVNDLANEQLELIMGQAPTLTREQASVLLAINTLSVQVKQQEVILDQRDEILALKKEIEKVAELEERLSKIEEREKEARKAVINENRQLTEEEMLNHIEVQKVLNQQVKEKIQRNNNQKKK from the coding sequence GTGGTTCAAGAAGAAAAGAAAAGATATAAGGCTAAAATTGCAGGAAGTACCTATACAATCATCGGAAATGAAAGTCACTACCATATGGATATTGTCAATGATTTAGCAAATGAACAACTAGAGCTTATCATGGGACAAGCGCCAACTTTAACAAGAGAACAAGCTTCTGTTCTTCTAGCAATTAACACACTATCAGTTCAAGTAAAACAACAGGAAGTAATCTTAGATCAACGTGATGAAATTTTAGCGTTGAAAAAAGAGATTGAAAAAGTTGCTGAGCTGGAGGAGCGTTTAAGTAAAATAGAAGAACGTGAAAAAGAGGCAAGAAAAGCTGTGATTAACGAAAATAGACAATTAACAGAAGAAGAGATGCTAAATCATATCGAAGTTCAAAAAGTGTTGAATCAACAAGTTAAAGAAAAAATCCAAAGAAACAACAATCAGAAGAAAAAATAA
- a CDS encoding DUF1292 domain-containing protein, which translates to MTDTHNHDHNHDHEDIHDVDDLITLVDDEGNEVLFRIHLTIDGQEEFGKDYVLLYEASTPEGEEVELLAYAYEQEDGEAEGRLMEIETEAEWEMIEEVFNTFEAEELD; encoded by the coding sequence ATGACAGATACACATAACCATGATCACAATCATGACCATGAAGATATTCATGATGTAGATGATTTAATTACATTAGTAGATGATGAAGGAAATGAAGTCCTATTCCGTATCCACTTAACAATTGATGGACAAGAAGAATTCGGTAAAGACTATGTTTTACTTTATGAAGCAAGCACACCAGAAGGCGAAGAAGTTGAATTGTTAGCTTATGCTTATGAACAAGAAGACGGCGAAGCTGAAGGTCGCTTAATGGAAATTGAAACTGAAGCTGAATGGGAAATGATTGAAGAAGTTTTCAATACATTTGAAGCTGAAGAATTAGACTAA
- the ruvX gene encoding Holliday junction resolvase RuvX, translating to MRTMGLDVGSKTVGVAVSDPLGWTAQGVEIIKIDEENGVFGIERVAELVKEYQVSQFVVGLPKNMNNTIGPRAEASMAYGDLLKEEFGLPIVYQDERLTTVQAERMLVEQANTSRAKRKKVIDKLAAVMILQNYLDQKM from the coding sequence ATGCGAACAATGGGGCTTGATGTCGGATCTAAAACAGTTGGCGTTGCTGTAAGTGATCCTTTAGGTTGGACAGCACAAGGTGTTGAAATCATAAAAATTGATGAAGAAAATGGTGTTTTTGGAATTGAGCGTGTTGCTGAATTAGTAAAAGAATACCAAGTAAGTCAATTTGTGGTTGGTCTACCTAAAAATATGAATAACACGATTGGGCCAAGAGCTGAAGCTTCGATGGCTTATGGAGATTTATTAAAAGAAGAATTTGGCTTACCCATTGTCTATCAAGATGAGAGATTAACGACAGTTCAAGCAGAGCGTATGTTAGTAGAACAAGCTAATACCTCTCGAGCTAAACGTAAGAAAGTCATTGATAAACTAGCTGCTGTAATGATTCTTCAAAATTATTTAGATCAAAAAATGTAA
- a CDS encoding helix-turn-helix domain-containing protein, which produces MSESILSINLKKFRRENNLTQQELAEMLDVSDKSISKWELGHTYPSKKNMINIANVLNISVELLLLEELTEENQNTKKLSKNKLISLLVIGCLLFISLNIYYGINLIKEKDNQIQKLQNKASKQNELLNRTYSYKIVVLLEPNTSEETITEWENLLKNQYRISKFQLLPNKLAQDIMIDFTVQAKNNDEMNIIFKEIKESAPNLKNIESFYL; this is translated from the coding sequence ATGAGTGAATCAATTTTAAGCATAAACTTAAAAAAATTTAGAAGAGAAAATAACCTGACCCAACAAGAATTAGCAGAAATGTTAGATGTCAGCGATAAAAGTATTTCAAAATGGGAATTAGGTCACACTTATCCTAGTAAAAAAAATATGATCAACATTGCTAATGTTCTCAATATTTCTGTTGAATTACTCTTATTAGAGGAACTAACCGAAGAAAATCAAAATACTAAAAAGTTAAGCAAAAATAAACTTATTTCTTTATTAGTAATTGGTTGCCTCTTATTTATTTCTCTAAACATTTATTATGGTATTAATTTAATCAAAGAAAAAGATAATCAGATTCAAAAATTACAAAATAAAGCATCTAAACAAAATGAATTATTAAATAGAACTTATAGTTATAAAATTGTTGTTTTACTTGAACCAAATACTTCAGAAGAGACAATTACCGAGTGGGAAAATTTATTAAAAAACCAATATAGAATTTCTAAATTTCAACTTTTACCTAATAAGTTGGCTCAAGATATCATGATTGATTTTACTGTTCAAGCTAAAAATAACGATGAAATGAATATTATATTCAAAGAAATTAAAGAATCCGCACCAAACTTAAAAAATATTGAATCCTTTTATTTATAG
- the trmB gene encoding tRNA (guanosine(46)-N7)-methyltransferase TrmB, with protein sequence MRLRNKPGAKETILNHPEYILTDASDWRGQWQKRFEKTQPIHIEVGSGKGQFIVEMAKANPEINYIGIELQTNAIISILEKQLEEKLPNLQLLLVNGADLTDYFADSEVDLVYLNFSDPWPKTRHEKRRLTYHTFLKTYETIAKPKAELHFKTDNQGLFEYSLASVTWYGMTLKRVWLDLHHSDYEGNIMTEYEEKFSQKGQPIYRLEAVFHEKDKA encoded by the coding sequence ATGAGATTACGAAACAAACCAGGAGCAAAAGAAACTATTCTAAATCATCCAGAGTATATCTTAACAGATGCAAGTGATTGGCGCGGGCAGTGGCAAAAACGTTTTGAAAAAACGCAGCCTATTCATATTGAAGTAGGTAGTGGTAAGGGACAATTTATCGTTGAGATGGCTAAAGCCAATCCAGAAATTAACTATATTGGAATTGAGCTCCAAACAAATGCGATTATCTCTATTTTAGAAAAACAATTAGAAGAGAAATTACCGAACTTACAACTCTTATTAGTTAATGGGGCTGATTTAACAGATTATTTTGCAGATAGTGAAGTTGATTTAGTTTATTTAAACTTTTCAGATCCATGGCCAAAAACACGTCATGAGAAACGTCGCTTAACTTATCACACATTCTTAAAAACATATGAAACAATTGCTAAACCAAAAGCAGAACTTCATTTTAAAACAGATAACCAAGGTTTATTTGAATACTCACTTGCTAGTGTTACTTGGTATGGAATGACATTAAAACGAGTTTGGTTAGACTTGCATCATAGTGATTATGAAGGTAATATTATGACAGAGTATGAAGAGAAATTTTCTCAAAAAGGACAACCTATTTATCGTTTAGAAGCGGTATTTCATGAAAAGGACAAAGCTTAG
- the mtnN gene encoding 5'-methylthioadenosine/S-adenosylhomocysteine nucleosidase: protein MGIVSAMPIEIEYVLSKCKEVKEIQLKRNIYYQGNYNNHELIIVASGVGKTNASIYTQIMVDHFKPDGIINIGVGGGLSDSLEPFDVVLGKSFSYHDVRVKQMKNMFPFRTAFKGDSHLVTIFAEHFDDDKQGKIVSGESFIGSSQDKKEIIKTYHPLIVDMETSSIAHCCFVNDIPFISLNAVTDLADDEAGTTYYKNDKEAADYAGEKLLSILEIEKERLI from the coding sequence TTGGGGATTGTATCGGCGATGCCAATTGAAATTGAGTATGTTTTATCTAAGTGTAAGGAAGTCAAAGAAATTCAATTGAAACGTAACATTTATTATCAAGGAAACTATAATAATCACGAATTAATTATAGTTGCTAGTGGTGTTGGAAAGACGAATGCTTCTATTTATACTCAAATTATGGTTGATCATTTTAAACCAGATGGCATTATAAACATCGGTGTAGGTGGAGGATTATCTGATAGTTTAGAGCCTTTTGATGTTGTCTTGGGGAAAAGTTTTAGCTATCATGACGTTAGAGTTAAGCAAATGAAAAATATGTTTCCTTTTAGAACAGCTTTTAAGGGAGATAGTCACTTAGTTACTATTTTTGCAGAACATTTTGATGATGACAAACAAGGAAAAATTGTATCAGGTGAATCTTTTATTGGTAGTAGTCAAGATAAAAAAGAGATAATAAAAACTTATCATCCTCTTATCGTGGATATGGAGACTAGTAGTATAGCTCATTGCTGTTTTGTTAATGATATCCCATTTATCTCATTAAACGCTGTTACGGATTTAGCTGATGATGAAGCAGGAACTACTTATTATAAAAATGATAAAGAGGCTGCTGATTATGCAGGAGAAAAATTACTATCTATTCTAGAAATTGAAAAAGAAAGATTAATATAA
- a CDS encoding TIGR00730 family Rossman fold protein: protein MKKIAIYCGASTGNKNIYEEKTKELGQWMVKNHYGLVYGGGAVGLMGVIADTIIENQGHTIGVMPTFLSERELAHHGLDELIIVQDMHERKRKMIDLADVFIALPGGPGTLEEISEVISWGRIGEHQNPCIFYNVDGYYDTLAEFFDQMVKTNFLTLEDRQKILFSNSLDDIEQFIINYKAPVIRTYKKDKAN, encoded by the coding sequence ATGAAAAAAATCGCTATATATTGTGGTGCAAGTACTGGTAACAAAAATATTTATGAAGAAAAAACAAAAGAACTAGGACAATGGATGGTCAAAAATCATTATGGCCTAGTTTACGGCGGTGGCGCAGTCGGATTAATGGGAGTTATTGCTGATACTATTATTGAAAATCAGGGCCATACTATTGGGGTTATGCCTACTTTTCTTTCTGAAAGAGAATTAGCCCATCATGGACTAGATGAATTAATTATTGTTCAAGATATGCATGAAAGAAAACGAAAAATGATTGACCTAGCCGATGTCTTCATTGCTTTACCTGGAGGTCCTGGAACTTTAGAGGAAATTTCTGAAGTTATCTCTTGGGGTAGGATTGGTGAGCATCAAAACCCTTGTATTTTTTACAATGTAGACGGCTATTACGACACACTTGCTGAATTTTTTGATCAAATGGTTAAAACTAATTTTCTAACTTTAGAAGATCGTCAAAAAATATTATTTTCTAATTCACTTGATGACATTGAACAATTTATTATTAACTACAAAGCTCCTGTTATTAGGACATATAAAAAAGACAAAGCTAACTAA
- the rnhC gene encoding ribonuclease HIII: MSQSITLKCHKDVINKMNTTYQQSLTKVPPYAVFSAKLPGVTVTAYNSGKVLFQGVNAEKEASKWGEPETSKKGTKNTTTSKEDSLPSGFSNWSVVGSDEVGNGSYLGPVVVCATYAKKEQLPLLKELGVKDSKMLTDPMIKKIAKDLKLVIPFRQLIVTPKKYNEIQPNYNVNRMKVALHNQAIHLLLNDLLPEKPEGILIDQFTTEKNYRSYLRQEPNQVTSNLYFKTKGEQYHLSVAAASIICRATFLEELDKASKELGITVPSGAGTKSDQAAAKILKKGGLPLLENYAKLHFANTEKAKKIAFR, from the coding sequence ATGAGTCAATCAATTACTTTAAAATGTCATAAAGACGTTATTAATAAAATGAACACTACTTACCAACAATCATTAACTAAAGTGCCTCCCTATGCTGTATTTTCTGCCAAACTACCTGGAGTAACTGTTACTGCTTATAATTCTGGAAAAGTATTGTTCCAAGGAGTAAATGCTGAAAAAGAAGCAAGCAAATGGGGAGAACCCGAAACTTCTAAAAAAGGGACAAAAAATACAACTACATCAAAAGAAGATTCTTTGCCCTCTGGTTTCTCTAACTGGTCTGTTGTTGGTAGTGACGAAGTTGGTAATGGAAGTTATCTAGGTCCTGTTGTTGTTTGTGCTACTTATGCTAAAAAAGAGCAATTACCACTTTTAAAAGAGTTAGGTGTTAAAGACTCTAAGATGCTAACAGATCCTATGATTAAGAAAATTGCTAAAGATTTAAAGCTTGTTATTCCTTTTCGTCAGCTAATTGTAACACCCAAGAAATATAATGAAATCCAACCAAACTATAATGTAAACCGAATGAAGGTTGCCTTACATAATCAGGCAATTCACCTTCTTTTAAATGATTTGCTACCAGAAAAACCTGAAGGAATTTTAATTGACCAGTTCACAACTGAAAAAAATTATCGTTCTTATTTAAGACAAGAACCAAATCAAGTAACTTCTAATTTGTACTTCAAAACCAAAGGAGAACAATATCATTTATCTGTTGCTGCAGCCTCTATTATTTGCCGGGCTACCTTTTTAGAAGAATTAGACAAAGCAAGTAAAGAACTCGGAATAACTGTTCCATCTGGAGCTGGTACTAAATCAGACCAAGCTGCTGCTAAAATTTTGAAAAAGGGCGGTCTTCCACTATTAGAAAACTATGCCAAACTACACTTTGCTAACACCGAAAAAGCGAAAAAAATTGCTTTTAGATAA
- a CDS encoding kinase has protein sequence MSTVILIRGNSVSGKTSVAKELHEILGEGNLLISQDYVRRSMLSVKDEPMNLAIGLIEVQIEYGIKNCKYTIVEGILGEAKYGDMLRNVIGKADFVYAYYYDLSFEETLKRHRTKKGASFSEEKMRNWFLEYDVLGIQDEKVIFENVTKKEMVNQILNDLNRL, from the coding sequence ATGTCAACTGTTATTTTAATACGAGGAAATTCAGTAAGTGGTAAGACTAGTGTAGCAAAGGAGCTACATGAAATACTAGGTGAAGGAAATTTACTAATTTCTCAAGATTATGTTAGACGCAGTATGCTTAGTGTGAAAGATGAGCCTATGAATTTAGCTATTGGCTTAATTGAAGTACAGATTGAATATGGAATTAAAAATTGTAAGTATACAATAGTTGAAGGAATATTGGGCGAAGCTAAATACGGAGATATGTTAAGAAACGTCATAGGAAAAGCTGATTTTGTTTATGCTTATTATTATGATTTGTCATTTGAAGAAACGTTAAAAAGACATCGAACTAAAAAAGGAGCAAGTTTTAGTGAAGAGAAGATGAGAAACTGGTTTTTAGAGTATGATGTTTTAGGGATTCAAGATGAGAAAGTGATTTTTGAAAATGTGACTAAAAAAGAAATGGTTAATCAAATATTGAATGATTTAAACAGGTTGTAG
- a CDS encoding PepSY domain-containing protein, whose protein sequence is MIKNKKNNKEFYQHGLTTGIGIGLTVGAISGAALTYWYKKKKTLSADDILEKVKADFLQEGPIEGSWIHFKKEPLQKFAIKSKVYTGGISRIEDGELAQYEFVADAYTGTILDIYRL, encoded by the coding sequence ATGATTAAAAATAAAAAAAACAATAAAGAGTTCTATCAACACGGATTAACAACAGGCATTGGAATTGGTTTAACAGTTGGTGCCATTAGTGGTGCCGCTCTGACTTACTGGTACAAAAAGAAAAAAACATTATCAGCAGATGATATTTTAGAAAAAGTAAAAGCTGACTTTTTACAAGAAGGCCCAATTGAAGGCTCATGGATTCATTTTAAAAAAGAACCTCTTCAAAAATTTGCCATTAAATCTAAAGTTTACACAGGTGGTATTTCTCGTATTGAAGACGGTGAATTAGCACAATATGAATTTGTTGCTGATGCTTATACAGGTACTATTTTAGATATTTATAGACTATGA
- a CDS encoding thioredoxin family protein, translating into MLIPTSLEEIANTMETKKTMLFFTADWCGDCVFIKPHMPEIESLFPEFQFIQIDRDEYIELCQKWDVFGIPSFIAVENGEELGRFVSKDRKTKDEIISFIKTL; encoded by the coding sequence ATGCTTATACCAACATCTTTAGAAGAAATTGCGAATACAATGGAAACAAAGAAAACAATGCTCTTTTTTACGGCTGATTGGTGTGGTGATTGTGTCTTTATAAAACCTCACATGCCAGAAATTGAAAGTCTATTCCCAGAGTTTCAATTTATCCAAATTGACAGAGATGAATACATCGAATTGTGTCAAAAATGGGATGTATTTGGTATTCCAAGTTTTATCGCAGTAGAAAATGGTGAAGAATTAGGTCGTTTTGTCAGCAAAGACCGAAAAACCAAAGATGAGATTATTTCATTTATTAAAACATTATAG
- the pepA gene encoding glutamyl aminopeptidase produces MDDKLFNRIKQLTEIQSTSGFEGNMRDVMTKEMTPLVDKIEYDGLGGVFGIKQSKEENAPRIMLASHMDEVGFMLAQILDNGLFRVVPLGGWNPYVVSAQRFTLQTKKGNYPVISSSVPPHLLRGTDGQSKVDVADILFDAGFVSKEEAEEFGVRPGDSIVPDVETIKTANGKRIISKAWDNRYGCTLVLDVLEELKGKELPNTLIAGANVQEEVGLRGAKVSTNKFKPDLFFAVDCSPANDLDGKKDANGRLDGGFLLRIFDPGMIMLGRMREYIVETADAHEIPYQTFVSKGGTDAGAAHLANDGVPSAVIGVPGRYIHTHQTMFSVKDYEAAKAMVMKLLTSLDRETVDQIIYGK; encoded by the coding sequence ATGGATGATAAATTATTTAACCGAATTAAACAACTAACAGAAATTCAAAGCACTAGTGGTTTTGAAGGAAATATGCGCGACGTGATGACAAAGGAAATGACTCCTTTAGTGGATAAAATTGAATACGACGGTTTAGGTGGCGTATTTGGTATTAAACAAAGCAAAGAAGAAAATGCGCCTCGTATTATGTTAGCCTCTCATATGGATGAAGTTGGCTTTATGTTGGCTCAAATTTTAGATAACGGCTTATTTAGAGTGGTTCCTTTAGGCGGTTGGAATCCGTATGTCGTTTCAGCACAACGCTTTACGTTACAAACTAAAAAAGGAAATTACCCAGTGATTTCTTCTTCTGTCCCACCTCATTTATTACGTGGAACAGATGGTCAAAGTAAAGTAGACGTAGCAGATATTTTATTTGATGCAGGATTTGTTTCAAAAGAAGAAGCAGAAGAATTTGGCGTAAGACCGGGTGACTCGATTGTACCTGACGTTGAAACAATTAAAACAGCTAACGGTAAACGAATTATTAGTAAAGCATGGGACAATCGTTATGGTTGTACACTTGTTTTAGATGTTTTAGAAGAGTTAAAAGGAAAAGAATTACCTAATACGTTGATTGCAGGAGCAAACGTTCAAGAAGAAGTAGGTTTACGTGGAGCAAAAGTTTCTACTAATAAATTTAAACCTGATTTATTCTTTGCGGTAGATTGTTCACCTGCCAATGATTTAGATGGTAAAAAAGATGCTAATGGCCGTTTAGATGGCGGTTTCTTATTACGTATTTTTGACCCAGGTATGATTATGTTAGGTCGTATGCGTGAATATATAGTAGAAACAGCAGATGCTCATGAAATTCCTTATCAAACTTTTGTTTCAAAAGGTGGAACGGATGCAGGAGCAGCTCACTTAGCAAATGATGGTGTACCAAGTGCAGTAATTGGTGTACCGGGTCGTTATATTCACACACATCAAACAATGTTTAGTGTGAAAGATTATGAAGCAGCTAAAGCGATGGTAATGAAACTATTAACATCTTTAGATAGAGAAACAGTAGATCAAATTATCTACGGAAAGTAG
- a CDS encoding MazG nucleotide pyrophosphohydrolase domain-containing protein: protein MNIQKYQSWVSQFYKKRGWYELNPFIRANFLAEETGEVARAVRSIEIGRDRPDEAKKTENELVEDLKEELGDVLDNVFILADKYNIQLDDILSSHQKKLMNRFEN from the coding sequence ATGAATATTCAAAAATATCAGAGTTGGGTCAGTCAATTTTATAAGAAAAGAGGCTGGTATGAATTAAATCCATTCATTAGAGCTAATTTTTTAGCAGAAGAAACTGGAGAAGTAGCAAGAGCTGTTAGAAGCATTGAAATTGGGCGAGATAGACCAGATGAAGCAAAGAAGACAGAGAATGAATTAGTTGAAGATTTAAAGGAAGAGCTAGGGGATGTTCTTGATAATGTTTTTATTTTAGCTGATAAATATAATATCCAGTTAGACGATATTTTATCAAGCCATCAAAAAAAATTGATGAATCGTTTTGAAAATTAA